In the genome of Micromonospora sp. Llam0, the window ACCCAGGCGGATGAGGAGGCTTTTCAGGAAACCCATCCGGGAATCCTGCCATGCCGGTCGTCGCCGTCGCGCCCGGCATCGCCGTCCAGCGATACCATCGTGTGTCACCCTCTCTCATGGTCGAACCGCCCGTGACGCCATGTCGTGCACCGGTTGCGGCCCGTCGCTCCCGGAGGTGCACGGTTGACGTCCCGGCAGCACCAGTTGCAGTCCCACCGGTACGCAGCGCGACGGTTGGTCGAAGCGTTGGTGTCCAGGCAGGCCGATCCGGCACGACCAGCCCGCCGGACCGCCCCGGCGACGCTGGCCGGGGTGCTGGTCGCCGTGCTCGGATTCGGTGGTGCCGCGGCGTACGGCGCGGTGACCGGATCCGTGGCCACCGACTGGCGGGACAGCCGGGTGGTGATCGTCGAACGGGAGTCCGGGGCCCGGTACGTCTACCGCGCCGGCCGGCTGCACCCGGTGCGGAACTACAGTTCGGCGTTGCTGATCGCGGGTACGGCTCCACCGCGTACCGTGCTGGTGCGGCAGGCCGCGCTACGCGGCGTCGAGCGAGGTTCTCCGCTGGGTATCCCCGACGCGCCGGACTCGCTGCCCCGCCCCGAGGACCTGACCGGTCCGGAGTGGACGGTTTGCTCCAGCGTCGCCGACCAGGGTGAGTCAGCCGCGCCCAGCATGTCGGTGCTGCTCGGCGTGGGTAGCTCCGGCGGTCGGCCGCTCGGCGACGACGCGCTGCTCACCCGGCTACCGGACGGTGCCGTACAGCTGATCTGGCGGGGTCGCCGGCACGCCGTGACCGAACCGGAGCTGGTGCTCGCCGCGCTCGGCTGGACCCGGCACCGCCCGTTGCCGGTCGCGCCGGCGGTGGTCCGGGCCCTGCCGGCCGGGGCCGACCTGGGCCGCCTGACGGTCCCCGGTGCCGGGCAGCCGTCCCGGACGATTCCGGACACCACGGTCGGCGAGGTCTTCCTGGTAGTCACTCAGAGCGGCTTGCGACAGTACGCGGTGGCGTACCGTGACGGGCTGGCCGGGATCACCCAGGTGCAGGCCGATCTGCTGCTGACCGCGCACGACCAGGCCGGCCCGACCCGGTTGACCCAGGGCCGGTTCAGCGGCCTGCCCCGGGTCGACGAGTTGATCCCGGACGGTCCCCAGGCACCACCGGCCGAGACGCCGGCCCTACGGTCGGCGGCGACCGGCACGGTCTGCGTCGGCGGCGCCGGGATCCAGTCCCCGCTACGGGTGGCGGTGGATCCGGACGCCCCGGCCACGGGCGTCCGGTTGCCGCCCGGCGGCGGCGCTCTGGTCGAGGCGGTACGGCGGACGAGGCGGTACGGCGGGACGAGGCGGTGCGGCCGGACGGGGACACCCCGCAGGTCAGCCTGATCACCGACGCTGGACTACGCCATCCGGTCCCCGATCCAGCGGTGTTGCCGACGCTCGGCTACCCGGGCGCCGCGCGGTCGCGGCTGCCGGCCGAGGTGGTCGAGCTTGTGCCGGCCGGTCCGGACCTG includes:
- a CDS encoding type VII secretion protein EccB, with product MRPDGDTPQVSLITDAGLRHPVPDPAVLPTLGYPGAARSRLPAEVVELVPAGPDLDRRLALG
- the eccB gene encoding type VII secretion protein EccB; translation: MTSRQHQLQSHRYAARRLVEALVSRQADPARPARRTAPATLAGVLVAVLGFGGAAAYGAVTGSVATDWRDSRVVIVERESGARYVYRAGRLHPVRNYSSALLIAGTAPPRTVLVRQAALRGVERGSPLGIPDAPDSLPRPEDLTGPEWTVCSSVADQGESAAPSMSVLLGVGSSGGRPLGDDALLTRLPDGAVQLIWRGRRHAVTEPELVLAALGWTRHRPLPVAPAVVRALPAGADLGRLTVPGAGQPSRTIPDTTVGEVFLVVTQSGLRQYAVAYRDGLAGITQVQADLLLTAHDQAGPTRLTQGRFSGLPRVDELIPDGPQAPPAETPALRSAATGTVCVGGAGIQSPLRVAVDPDAPATGVRLPPGGGALVEAVRRTRRYGGTRRCGRTGTPRRSA